The Caballeronia sp. Lep1P3 genome window below encodes:
- the atpE gene encoding F0F1 ATP synthase subunit C: MNAFIANIQGLTAVGIGIIIGLGAIGACIGIGLMGGKYIEACARQPELMNPLQTKMFLLAGLIDAAFLIGVGVAMLFAFANPLLARLVA; this comes from the coding sequence ATGAACGCTTTCATCGCCAACATCCAGGGTCTGACCGCCGTTGGTATCGGCATCATCATCGGCCTGGGTGCTATCGGCGCCTGTATCGGTATCGGCCTGATGGGCGGCAAGTACATCGAAGCATGCGCCCGCCAGCCGGAACTGATGAACCCGCTGCAGACCAAGATGTTCCTGCTGGCTGGTCTGATCGACGCGGCGTTCCTGATCGGCGTTGGTGTGGCCATGCTGTTTGCGTTCGCGAACCCGCTGCTCGCGCGTCTCGTAGCCTGA
- a CDS encoding AMP-binding protein, protein MAIEPTQAGAQIEPRDGLSYVRGATDIPLSDATVSRFLLDTVARFPDRPAVVFREQDIRWTWREFADEVDVLANALLDLGLQPGDRVGIWSPNRVEWLLTQFATARMGAVLVNINPAYRLAELEYALQKVGCKAIIAAEQFKTSKYLEMLQSLAPELADAQPNALYAVRLPELRTVIRMGAGATPGMFNFDDVMRQGRAALDTARLDALEGTLDADDPINIQFTSGTTGNPKGATLTHRNIVNNARYIAMAMRLSEADSLCIPVPLYHCFGMVLAVLACVSTGAAMVFPGEAFDPAATLAAVHEERCTALHGVPTMFIAELDHPDFAKYDLSRLRTGIMAGSPCPIETMKRVVSKMHLSEITIAYGMTETSPVSFQSSTTDPLDKRTTTVGRIQPHLEVKIVDPLGEIVPVGETGELCTRGYSVMKGYWGEEAKTREVIIDGWMHTGDLATLDAEGYCNIVGRLKDMLIRGGENVYPREIEEFLFRHPKIQSVQVFGVPDQKYGEEVCAWIVLRPGEQATEDDIRAFCQGQIAHYKIPRYIRFVDELPMTVTGKAQKFVMRARMIDELKLAEARTA, encoded by the coding sequence ATGGCAATTGAACCGACGCAGGCCGGCGCGCAGATCGAACCGCGCGACGGGCTTTCGTATGTCCGTGGCGCGACCGATATCCCTCTCAGCGATGCAACCGTCTCGCGCTTTCTTCTCGATACCGTCGCACGCTTTCCCGACCGGCCGGCGGTCGTGTTCCGCGAGCAGGACATCCGCTGGACGTGGCGCGAGTTCGCCGATGAAGTCGACGTTCTCGCGAACGCGCTTCTCGACCTAGGGCTGCAACCGGGCGATCGCGTCGGTATCTGGTCGCCGAATCGCGTCGAATGGCTGCTCACGCAGTTCGCGACGGCGCGCATGGGCGCGGTCCTCGTCAACATCAATCCGGCATATCGGTTGGCGGAACTCGAGTACGCGCTGCAAAAGGTCGGCTGCAAGGCGATCATCGCGGCCGAGCAGTTCAAGACCTCGAAGTATCTCGAAATGCTGCAGTCGCTCGCGCCTGAGCTTGCCGATGCGCAGCCCAACGCGCTGTACGCCGTCAGGCTGCCGGAATTGCGCACCGTCATTCGCATGGGCGCAGGCGCGACGCCGGGCATGTTCAATTTCGACGACGTCATGCGTCAAGGCCGCGCCGCGCTCGATACCGCGCGCCTCGACGCGCTCGAAGGCACGCTCGATGCCGACGATCCGATCAACATCCAGTTCACGAGCGGCACGACGGGCAATCCGAAGGGCGCGACGCTCACGCATCGCAACATCGTGAACAACGCGCGCTATATCGCCATGGCGATGCGGCTCTCCGAAGCCGATTCGCTGTGCATTCCGGTGCCGCTGTATCACTGCTTCGGCATGGTGCTGGCCGTGCTCGCGTGCGTATCGACCGGCGCGGCAATGGTCTTTCCCGGCGAGGCATTCGACCCCGCCGCGACGCTCGCAGCCGTCCACGAGGAACGCTGCACCGCGCTGCACGGCGTGCCGACGATGTTCATCGCGGAGCTGGATCATCCGGACTTCGCGAAGTACGACCTCAGCCGGCTGCGCACGGGCATCATGGCGGGCTCGCCGTGTCCGATTGAAACGATGAAGCGCGTCGTCTCGAAAATGCACCTGAGCGAGATCACCATCGCCTACGGCATGACGGAGACCAGCCCGGTTTCCTTCCAAAGCTCGACGACCGATCCGCTCGACAAGCGCACGACCACCGTCGGCCGCATTCAGCCGCATCTGGAAGTGAAGATCGTCGATCCGCTCGGCGAGATCGTCCCCGTTGGCGAGACCGGCGAACTCTGCACGCGCGGCTACTCGGTGATGAAAGGCTATTGGGGTGAGGAAGCGAAGACGCGCGAGGTAATCATCGACGGCTGGATGCATACCGGCGATCTCGCGACACTCGACGCCGAAGGCTACTGCAACATCGTCGGACGATTGAAGGACATGCTGATTCGCGGCGGCGAGAACGTGTATCCGCGCGAGATCGAGGAATTCCTGTTTCGTCATCCGAAGATTCAATCGGTGCAGGTTTTCGGCGTGCCCGATCAGAAATACGGCGAGGAAGTGTGCGCGTGGATCGTGCTGCGTCCCGGCGAGCAGGCGACCGAGGATGACATTCGCGCGTTTTGCCAAGGGCAGATCGCGCATTACAAGATTCCGCGCTATATCCGTTTCGTCGACGAATTGCCGATGACAGTCACCGGCAAGGCGCAGAAGTTCGTGATGCGCGCACGCATGATCGACGAACTCAAACTGGCAGAGGCGCGGACCGCCTGA
- a CDS encoding SLC13 family permease, producing MSEFNAKGVRPDLPTRVWKAIAKEPVLAILVVAFVVVQIAHPRPVMSLPGLVDWQTVLTLAGLLILTKAIELSGFLMWAAHRLVHRIHGERGLALLLVGLAAGLSTVLTNDVALFAVVPLALSLNKLAPLPIKRLVIVIALAVNAGSILTPLGNPQNLFLWQASGVAFGAFVWALLPLCAALMALLLVLTVVLFHAAPLDLSGDAEEHRVDRVLCGVSVVAFAVFVALADAHHAGPALAALAAAFLLWRREVVFKIDWLLLLIFVLMFIVLRSAAALPSIHDAIARIGIHSPERAFAAGAVLSQGISNVPAAIVLAEFSKDWRALAFGVSVGGFGVAIGSLANLIAVRLSGEKGMWMRFHMISIPFLFAAMAIGWALV from the coding sequence TTGTCCGAGTTCAACGCGAAAGGCGTTCGCCCCGATCTTCCGACGCGCGTCTGGAAGGCGATCGCCAAGGAGCCGGTGCTCGCGATTCTCGTCGTCGCGTTCGTCGTGGTGCAGATTGCGCATCCGCGGCCGGTGATGTCGCTGCCCGGACTCGTCGACTGGCAGACGGTGCTGACGCTCGCCGGGCTCCTGATCCTCACGAAAGCGATCGAATTGTCAGGATTCCTGATGTGGGCGGCGCATCGGCTCGTGCATCGCATACATGGCGAGCGCGGGCTGGCGCTGCTGCTGGTCGGGCTGGCGGCGGGTTTATCGACCGTGCTGACCAACGACGTCGCGCTGTTCGCGGTCGTGCCGCTCGCGCTTTCGCTGAACAAGCTCGCGCCGCTGCCGATCAAGCGGCTCGTCATCGTGATCGCGCTCGCCGTGAACGCCGGCTCGATCCTCACGCCGCTCGGGAATCCTCAGAACCTCTTCCTCTGGCAGGCGAGTGGCGTTGCGTTCGGCGCGTTCGTGTGGGCGCTGCTGCCGCTCTGCGCCGCGTTGATGGCGCTATTGCTCGTGCTGACCGTCGTTTTGTTCCACGCGGCGCCGCTCGACCTGTCGGGCGATGCGGAAGAGCATCGTGTCGATCGCGTGTTGTGCGGCGTCAGTGTCGTCGCATTTGCGGTGTTCGTCGCGCTCGCGGACGCGCACCACGCGGGCCCCGCACTCGCCGCGCTCGCAGCGGCGTTTCTCTTGTGGCGACGCGAAGTGGTCTTCAAGATCGACTGGCTGTTGCTGCTCATCTTCGTGCTGATGTTCATCGTGCTGCGCAGCGCGGCCGCGTTGCCGTCGATTCACGATGCAATCGCGCGCATCGGCATCCATTCGCCCGAGCGCGCATTCGCGGCCGGGGCGGTGCTGTCGCAAGGCATCAGCAACGTGCCGGCGGCAATCGTGCTCGCCGAATTCTCGAAGGACTGGCGCGCGCTCGCGTTCGGCGTGAGCGTCGGCGGCTTCGGCGTGGCGATCGGATCGCTCGCCAATCTGATCGCCGTGCGCTTGTCGGGCGAAAAGGGCATGTGGATGCGCTTTCACATGATTTCGATCCCGTTCCTCTTCGCCGCGATGGCAATCGGCTGGGCGCTCGTCTGA
- the atpG gene encoding F0F1 ATP synthase subunit gamma, which produces MAGMKEIRGKIKSVQNTRKITKAMEMVAASKMRRAQERMRSARPYADKVRAIAAHMSAANPEYRHPFMVRNEGAKTAGLILVTTDKGLCGGMNTNILRASLNRIKELDQSGVSIEASAIGGKGLGFLNRLRAKVVSQVTQLGDTPHLEKLIGAIKVQLDLYSEGKVNAVYLAYTRFVNTMKQEPVIEQLLPLSVDDFRKQESEAETPKTSWDYIYEPDAQTVVDDLLVRYVEALVYQAVAENMASEQSARMVAMKAASDNAKTVINELQLVYNKSRQAAITKELSEIVGGAAAV; this is translated from the coding sequence ATGGCTGGAATGAAGGAAATTCGCGGCAAGATCAAGAGCGTGCAGAACACGCGCAAGATCACGAAAGCGATGGAAATGGTCGCCGCATCGAAGATGCGCCGCGCCCAGGAGCGCATGCGTTCCGCCCGTCCGTATGCCGACAAGGTCCGTGCAATCGCTGCGCACATGAGCGCGGCGAACCCCGAGTATCGTCACCCGTTCATGGTGAGAAACGAGGGTGCGAAGACGGCCGGCCTGATCCTCGTCACGACCGACAAGGGTTTGTGCGGCGGCATGAACACGAACATCCTGCGTGCGTCGCTGAACCGCATCAAGGAACTCGACCAGAGTGGCGTGTCCATCGAGGCGTCGGCGATCGGCGGCAAGGGGCTCGGCTTTCTGAACCGCCTGCGCGCGAAGGTTGTGTCGCAAGTGACGCAACTGGGCGACACGCCGCATCTCGAAAAGCTGATCGGCGCGATCAAGGTGCAGCTCGACTTGTACTCGGAAGGCAAGGTCAACGCGGTGTACCTGGCGTACACGCGCTTCGTCAATACGATGAAGCAGGAGCCGGTGATCGAGCAGCTTCTGCCGTTGTCGGTCGACGATTTCCGCAAGCAGGAGAGCGAAGCCGAAACGCCGAAGACGTCGTGGGATTACATCTACGAGCCGGACGCGCAGACCGTGGTGGACGACCTGCTCGTACGCTACGTCGAAGCGCTCGTCTATCAGGCGGTCGCGGAAAACATGGCGTCCGAGCAATCGGCGCGCATGGTCGCGATGAAGGCGGCGTCGGACAACGCGAAGACCGTGATCAACGAACTGCAGCTCGTCTACAACAAGAGCCGCCAGGCCGCGATTACGAAAGAGTTGTCGGAAATCGTCGGCGGCGCCGCTGCGGTCTGA
- the atpD gene encoding F0F1 ATP synthase subunit beta → MSTTALVEGKIVQCIGAVIDVEFPRAQMPKIYDALILEGTELTLEVQQQLGDGVVRTICLGASDGLRRGTMVKNTGKPISVPVGKPTLGRIMDVLGRPIDEAGPIEAATLRSIHQTAPSFDELSPSTELLETGIKVIDLICPFAKGGKVGLFGGAGVGKTVNMMELINNIAKEHGGYSVFAGVGERTREGNDFYHEMKDSNVLDKVALVYGQMNEPPGNRLRVALTGLTMAEHFRDEGLDVLFFVDNIYRFTLAGTEVSALLGRMPSAVGYQPTLAEEMGKLQERITSTKTGSITSVQAVYVPADDLTDPSPATTFGHLDATVVLSRDIASLGIYPAVDPLDSTSRQIDPNVIGEEHYSITRGVQQTLQRYKELRDIIAILGMDELSPEDKLSVARARKIQRFLSQPFHVAEVFTGSPGKYVPLKETIRGFKMIVDGECDHLPEQAFYMVGTIDEAFEKAKKIQ, encoded by the coding sequence ATGAGTACTACTGCTTTGGTAGAAGGCAAGATCGTACAGTGCATCGGCGCCGTTATCGACGTGGAATTTCCGCGTGCGCAAATGCCGAAGATTTACGACGCGCTCATTCTGGAAGGCACCGAACTGACGCTCGAAGTCCAGCAGCAGCTGGGCGACGGCGTGGTCCGCACCATCTGTCTGGGTGCCTCCGACGGCCTGCGCCGCGGCACGATGGTCAAGAACACGGGCAAGCCCATCAGCGTGCCGGTCGGCAAGCCGACGCTCGGCCGCATCATGGACGTGCTCGGCCGTCCGATCGACGAAGCCGGCCCGATCGAAGCCGCAACGCTGCGCTCGATCCACCAGACGGCGCCGTCGTTCGACGAGCTGTCGCCGTCGACCGAGCTGCTCGAAACCGGCATCAAGGTTATCGACCTGATCTGCCCGTTTGCAAAGGGCGGCAAGGTCGGTCTGTTCGGCGGCGCCGGCGTCGGAAAGACCGTGAACATGATGGAACTCATCAACAACATCGCGAAGGAACACGGCGGTTACTCCGTGTTCGCGGGTGTTGGCGAGCGTACCCGCGAAGGGAACGACTTCTATCACGAAATGAAGGACTCGAACGTTCTCGACAAGGTCGCGCTGGTGTACGGCCAGATGAACGAGCCGCCGGGCAACCGTCTGCGCGTCGCGCTGACCGGTCTGACGATGGCCGAGCACTTCCGTGACGAAGGCCTCGACGTGCTGTTCTTCGTCGACAACATCTACCGTTTCACGCTGGCGGGTACGGAAGTGTCCGCTCTGCTCGGCCGTATGCCGTCGGCAGTGGGCTATCAGCCGACGCTGGCTGAAGAAATGGGTAAGCTGCAAGAGCGCATCACATCGACGAAGACTGGCTCGATCACGTCGGTTCAGGCCGTGTACGTCCCTGCGGACGACTTGACCGACCCGTCGCCGGCTACGACCTTCGGCCACCTCGACGCGACCGTCGTGTTGTCGCGTGACATCGCATCGCTGGGTATCTACCCGGCCGTGGACCCGCTCGATTCGACCTCGCGTCAGATCGACCCGAACGTGATCGGCGAAGAGCACTACTCGATCACGCGCGGCGTGCAGCAGACGCTGCAGCGCTACAAGGAACTGCGCGACATCATCGCGATTCTGGGCATGGACGAACTGTCGCCGGAAGACAAGCTGTCGGTCGCCCGTGCGCGCAAGATCCAGCGTTTCCTGTCGCAGCCGTTCCACGTTGCCGAAGTGTTCACGGGCTCGCCGGGCAAGTACGTGCCGCTGAAGGAAACCATTCGCGGCTTCAAGATGATCGTCGATGGCGAGTGCGATCACCTTCCGGAGCAGGCGTTCTACATGGTCGGCACGATCGACGAAGCCTTCGAAAAGGCCAAGAAGATCCAGTAA
- a CDS encoding F0F1 ATP synthase subunit B, with amino-acid sequence MNLNATLFAQMVVFLILAWFTMKFVWPPLINALDERSKKIADGLAAADKGKAELEAAHKRVDQELAQARNDGQQRIADAEKRAAAVAEEIKANAQAEAARIVAQAKADADQQIVKARETLRAEVAALAVKGAEQILRREVDQKAHADLLNQLKTEL; translated from the coding sequence GTGAATCTCAACGCAACCCTGTTTGCGCAAATGGTCGTGTTTCTGATCCTCGCGTGGTTCACGATGAAGTTCGTGTGGCCGCCGTTGATCAACGCCCTCGACGAGCGCTCGAAAAAGATTGCCGACGGCCTCGCCGCCGCCGACAAGGGCAAGGCGGAACTCGAAGCGGCGCACAAGCGCGTCGACCAGGAACTCGCGCAAGCGCGCAACGACGGCCAGCAGCGCATCGCTGACGCCGAAAAGCGTGCGGCAGCCGTCGCCGAGGAAATCAAGGCCAACGCGCAAGCCGAAGCCGCGCGCATCGTCGCGCAGGCGAAGGCGGACGCCGACCAGCAAATCGTCAAGGCTCGCGAAACCCTGCGCGCCGAAGTCGCGGCGCTGGCCGTCAAGGGCGCCGAGCAGATTCTGCGTCGCGAAGTCGACCAGAAGGCTCACGCCGACCTGCTGAATCAACTCAAAACCGAGCTCTGA
- a CDS encoding F0F1 ATP synthase subunit delta — MAELATIARPYAEALFRVAETGDLAGWSTFVEELAQVARLPEVESVASSPKVSREQITDLLLAAVKSPLAQGNAQAKNFVRMLVENHRLPLLPEVAVQFDELKNAREGAADAHIVSAFPLEGAQLNDLVASLERKFTRKLKPIVEIDQSLIGGVRVTVGDEVLDTSVRARLASMQTALTA, encoded by the coding sequence ATGGCCGAACTTGCAACCATCGCTCGTCCTTACGCAGAAGCGCTGTTCCGCGTGGCCGAAACCGGCGATCTCGCGGGCTGGTCCACCTTCGTCGAGGAGCTGGCACAGGTTGCGCGTCTGCCCGAAGTGGAATCGGTCGCCTCGAGCCCGAAGGTGAGCCGCGAGCAGATCACCGACTTGCTGCTCGCCGCGGTGAAATCGCCGCTGGCTCAAGGCAACGCTCAGGCGAAGAATTTCGTGCGCATGCTGGTGGAGAACCATCGTCTGCCGCTGTTGCCCGAAGTCGCCGTCCAGTTCGACGAGCTGAAGAACGCCCGTGAAGGTGCGGCCGACGCGCATATCGTGAGCGCGTTCCCCCTCGAAGGCGCACAGTTGAACGACCTGGTCGCCAGCCTCGAACGCAAGTTCACGCGCAAGCTGAAACCGATCGTCGAAATCGATCAGTCGCTGATCGGCGGCGTTCGTGTGACGGTCGGCGACGAAGTGCTCGATACCTCGGTCCGCGCGCGCCTCGCCAGCATGCAGACGGCGCTCACCGCCTGA
- a CDS encoding ATP synthase subunit I has product MRERNMQASARSTGDSKSTGTQPRGSSGDSWDAEAQDNNIVPLTRDQAEKLFGPEVSRPSRVTPFRVVAAQMVLSLGATLLWWLFYKPPGDAALSAFLGGAICWLPAALFAARLKAGAGTQTIMSWMIGEGLKMGATIAMFVAVAVWYKSALWLPLLVTYIVALKTYWIAMAWR; this is encoded by the coding sequence ATGCGCGAACGAAACATGCAGGCCAGCGCTCGCTCAACCGGCGATAGCAAGTCCACCGGAACACAGCCGCGCGGTTCGTCGGGCGACTCGTGGGATGCCGAGGCGCAAGATAACAATATCGTTCCGCTCACACGGGATCAGGCAGAGAAGCTGTTCGGCCCGGAGGTGAGTCGTCCATCGCGTGTCACGCCGTTTCGCGTCGTGGCAGCGCAAATGGTTTTGTCCCTGGGTGCGACGCTGTTGTGGTGGCTGTTTTACAAGCCGCCGGGCGATGCTGCGCTGTCCGCCTTTCTAGGTGGGGCAATCTGCTGGCTACCGGCTGCGTTGTTCGCGGCGCGCCTGAAAGCAGGCGCCGGCACGCAGACGATCATGAGCTGGATGATCGGGGAAGGCCTGAAGATGGGAGCGACGATTGCTATGTTCGTCGCGGTCGCGGTCTGGTACAAGAGCGCGTTGTGGCTGCCGCTGCTGGTTACATATATCGTCGCGCTCAAGACGTACTGGATCGCGATGGCCTGGCGCTGA
- the atpB gene encoding F0F1 ATP synthase subunit A has product MAASEGTHALDPSEYIAHHLQNLSTHPQTSIFDIHVWNLDTLFWSIVCGVLTIVILGLAARRATSGVPGRFQCAIEMLVEMVEDQSKSMIHGSRRFIAPLALTVFVWVALMNSLDFIPVDLPGRVIGWLGLEHVLPHHRIVPTADLNGTLGIALGVFILMIYYNFKIKGAGGFVHELLSAPFGAHPVLWIPNLALNIIEFVAKTVSLGMRLFGNMYAGELLFLLIALLGSMWHFGADASVLGFIGHVVAGTVWAIFHILIVFLQAFIFMMLTLVYIGQAHDAH; this is encoded by the coding sequence ATGGCAGCTAGCGAAGGAACGCACGCTCTGGATCCGTCCGAGTACATTGCGCACCACTTGCAGAATCTTTCCACGCATCCGCAGACGTCGATCTTCGACATCCACGTCTGGAATCTGGACACGCTGTTCTGGTCCATCGTGTGCGGTGTCTTGACCATCGTGATCCTGGGCCTCGCGGCTCGCCGGGCAACCTCCGGCGTTCCGGGCCGTTTCCAGTGCGCGATCGAAATGCTCGTGGAAATGGTGGAAGACCAGTCGAAGTCGATGATCCACGGCAGCCGCCGCTTCATCGCTCCGCTGGCGCTGACCGTGTTCGTCTGGGTCGCGCTGATGAACTCGCTCGACTTCATTCCCGTGGATCTTCCCGGCCGCGTGATCGGCTGGCTCGGTCTCGAACATGTCCTGCCGCATCATCGCATCGTCCCGACGGCCGACCTCAACGGCACCCTCGGCATTGCGCTCGGCGTGTTCATTCTGATGATCTACTACAACTTCAAGATCAAGGGCGCCGGCGGCTTCGTGCACGAGCTGCTGTCCGCTCCGTTCGGCGCGCATCCGGTTCTCTGGATCCCCAACCTCGCGCTGAACATCATCGAGTTCGTCGCCAAGACGGTGTCGCTCGGCATGCGGTTGTTCGGCAACATGTACGCCGGCGAACTGCTGTTCCTGCTCATCGCGCTGCTCGGAAGCATGTGGCACTTCGGCGCGGACGCCTCTGTACTTGGCTTTATCGGCCATGTGGTCGCGGGTACGGTCTGGGCGATCTTCCACATTCTGATCGTGTTCCTGCAGGCATTCATCTTCATGATGCTGACGCTGGTGTACATCGGTCAGGCGCACGACGCTCACTGA
- the atpA gene encoding F0F1 ATP synthase subunit alpha, producing the protein MQLNPSEISELIKSRIQGLEASADVRNQGTVISVTDGIVRIHGLSDVMQGEMLEFPGNTIGLALNLERDSVGAVILGEYEHITEGDIVKTTGRILEVPVGPELIGRVVDALGNPIDGKGPINAKMTDAIEKIAPGVIWRKSVSQPVQTGLKSIDAMVPIGRGQRELIIGDRQCGKSAVAVDAIINQKGKDLICIYVAIGQKASSIMNVVRKLEETGAMAYTIVVAASASESAAMQYLAPYAGCTMGEYFRDRGQDALIVYDDLTKQAWAYRQISLLLRRPPGREAYPGDVFYLHSRLLERAARVSEEYVEKFTNGEVKGKSGSLTALPVIETQAGDVTAFVPTNVISITDGQIFLETDLFNAGIRPAINAGVSVSRVGGAAQTKVVKKLSGGIRTDLAQYRELAAFAQFASDLDEATRKQLERGRRVTELLKQPQYQPLQVWELSVALFAANNGYLDDLEVAQVLPFEKGLREYLKTSHADLVKRIEDNKDLSKDDEGALHAALKDFKKSGAY; encoded by the coding sequence ATGCAACTCAATCCCTCTGAGATCAGCGAGCTGATCAAGAGCCGGATCCAGGGCCTTGAAGCGAGCGCGGACGTTCGCAACCAGGGCACCGTGATCTCCGTGACCGACGGTATCGTGCGTATCCACGGCTTGTCGGACGTGATGCAGGGCGAAATGCTCGAGTTTCCGGGCAACACCATCGGCCTGGCATTGAACCTCGAACGCGACTCCGTCGGCGCCGTGATTCTGGGTGAGTACGAGCACATCACGGAAGGCGACATCGTCAAGACGACGGGCCGCATTCTCGAAGTGCCGGTCGGTCCGGAACTGATCGGCCGCGTGGTCGACGCGCTCGGCAACCCCATCGACGGCAAGGGCCCCATCAACGCGAAGATGACCGACGCGATCGAAAAGATCGCGCCGGGCGTGATTTGGCGTAAGTCGGTGTCGCAGCCGGTGCAGACCGGCCTGAAGTCGATCGACGCGATGGTGCCGATCGGCCGCGGCCAGCGCGAGCTGATCATCGGCGACCGTCAGTGCGGCAAGAGCGCCGTCGCTGTCGACGCGATCATCAACCAGAAGGGCAAGGACCTCATCTGCATCTACGTCGCGATTGGCCAGAAGGCTTCGTCGATCATGAACGTGGTGCGCAAGCTCGAAGAAACCGGCGCGATGGCTTACACCATCGTCGTGGCGGCTTCGGCTTCGGAATCGGCCGCGATGCAATACCTCGCGCCGTATGCCGGCTGCACGATGGGCGAGTACTTCCGCGACCGCGGCCAGGACGCGCTGATCGTCTATGACGACTTGACCAAGCAAGCATGGGCGTATCGTCAGATTTCGCTGCTGCTGCGCCGTCCGCCGGGCCGTGAAGCCTATCCGGGCGACGTGTTCTATCTGCACTCGCGTCTGCTCGAGCGTGCGGCTCGCGTCTCGGAAGAGTATGTCGAGAAGTTCACCAACGGCGAAGTGAAGGGCAAGAGCGGCTCGCTGACGGCGCTGCCGGTCATCGAAACGCAAGCCGGCGACGTGACCGCGTTCGTTCCGACGAACGTGATCTCGATCACCGACGGCCAGATCTTCCTCGAAACCGACCTGTTCAACGCCGGTATCCGCCCTGCGATCAACGCGGGCGTGTCGGTGTCGCGCGTCGGTGGCGCGGCTCAGACCAAGGTCGTGAAGAAGCTGTCGGGCGGTATCCGTACCGACCTCGCGCAGTATCGTGAACTGGCAGCGTTCGCACAGTTCGCGTCCGACCTCGACGAAGCCACCCGCAAGCAGCTCGAGCGCGGCCGCCGCGTGACGGAACTGCTGAAGCAGCCGCAGTATCAACCGCTGCAGGTGTGGGAACTGTCGGTGGCGCTGTTCGCGGCCAACAACGGCTATCTCGACGATCTGGAAGTCGCGCAAGTGCTGCCGTTCGAAAAGGGCCTGCGCGAATACCTGAAGACGAGCCATGCCGATTTGGTGAAGCGCATCGAAGACAATAAAGACTTGTCGAAGGACGACGAAGGCGCACTGCATGCCGCGCTGAAGGACTTCAAGAAGTCGGGCGCTTATTGA
- a CDS encoding F0F1 ATP synthase subunit epsilon, giving the protein MATIKVDVVSAEEQIFSGQAKFVALPGESGELGILPGHTPLITRIRPGAVRIEAEDGSEEFVFVAGGILEIQPGIVTVLADTAIRGADLDEAKAEQAKKRAEEAMQNNASELEYATAQAELAYAAAQLAAIQRLRKAHAKH; this is encoded by the coding sequence ATGGCAACCATCAAAGTAGACGTCGTCAGCGCGGAAGAGCAGATCTTCTCCGGCCAGGCGAAGTTCGTCGCGCTGCCCGGTGAATCCGGCGAACTCGGCATTCTGCCGGGCCACACGCCGCTCATCACGCGCATTCGTCCGGGCGCGGTGCGCATCGAAGCGGAAGACGGTTCGGAAGAGTTCGTGTTCGTGGCCGGCGGGATTCTCGAAATCCAGCCAGGCATCGTGACCGTTCTCGCCGACACCGCCATTCGCGGCGCCGATCTGGACGAAGCGAAAGCCGAGCAAGCGAAAAAGCGCGCAGAAGAGGCGATGCAGAACAACGCATCCGAACTCGAATACGCGACCGCGCAAGCGGAACTCGCGTATGCGGCGGCCCAGCTCGCAGCAATCCAGCGTCTGCGCAAGGCGCACGCGAAGCACTGA